One genomic segment of Suncus etruscus isolate mSunEtr1 chromosome 15, mSunEtr1.pri.cur, whole genome shotgun sequence includes these proteins:
- the LOC126029763 gene encoding LOW QUALITY PROTEIN: pre-mRNA-splicing factor 38A-like (The sequence of the model RefSeq protein was modified relative to this genomic sequence to represent the inferred CDS: substituted 1 base at 1 genomic stop codon), whose amino-acid sequence MANCTMKDARSIPGTNTQYMVEKIIRMXIYESRYWKEECFGLTAQQVVDKATELRFVGGMSGGHMKPAPFLCLTLKMLQLQPEKEIIVEFIQNEDFKYVRLLCALYLRLTGTALDCDKYLEPLYNDYRKIKWQNRNGELELMHVDEFIEELLHSERVCDVLLLHLQKRSELLQECQTLAR is encoded by the coding sequence ATGGCAAACTGCACCATGAAGGATGCTCGCAGCATTCCTGGCACCAACACTCAGTATATGGTGGAGAAGATCATTCGAATGTGAATCTATGAGTCCAGGTACTGGAAAGAAGAGTGCTTTGGGCTGACAGCTCAACAGGTAGTTGATAAAGCCACAGAGTTAAGGTTTGTGGGTGGTATGTCTGGTGGCCACATGAAACCAGCTCCTTTCCTTTGCTTGACTCTGAAGATGCTACAACTCCAACCTGAGAAGGAAATCATTGTGGAGTTTATCCAAAATGAAGACTTCAAGTATGTCCGCCTGTTGTGTGCACTGTACCTCAGGCTGACAGGCACTGCCCTGGATTGTGACAAGTATTTGGAGCCTCTGTACAATGACTACAGAAAAATCAAGTGGCAGAACCGTAATGGGGAGTTGGAACTGATGCATGTCGATGAGTTTATTGAGGAGTTGTTGCACAGTGAGAGGGTTTGTGATGTCCTTCTGCTACATCTCCAGAAACGTTCTGAGCTGCTTCAAGAATGCCAGACACTAGCTAGATGA
- the LOC126030584 gene encoding WW domain-binding protein 11-like: MGQRSTSSTKSGKFMNPTDQARKEARKRELKKNKKQRMMVRAAVLKMKDPKQIIRDMKKLDEMEFNPVQQPQLNEKVLKDKRKKLRETFERILRLYEKENPDIYKELRKLEVECEQKRAQLSQYFDAVKNAQHVEVESIPLPDMPHAPSNILIQDIPLPGAQPPSILKKTSAYGLPSRAVSILPLLGLGVPRLPPGRKPPGPPPGPPPPQVLQMYGRKVGFALALPPRRRDEDMLYSPELARRGHDDVSSTSEDDGYPEDMDQDKHDNSDTDRSDGESEGDDFGHREDERDHEGKKSGLSVRFADMPGNSRKKKKDMKELTPLQAMMLRMAGQEIPEGREVEEFSEEEDSDDSEAEKPSQKQHKEESLSDGSSGAAQQQAPPQPVPSQIQAPPMPGLPPLGPPPAPPLRPPGPPPGAPPFLRPPGMPELRGPLPRLLPPEPPGSPPGPPPVLPLCPPPRGPPPRLPPPASPGIPPPRPGKMCPPLGPPLGPAPPGLFPPTPLPNPGVLSAPPKLIQLPKANDRSAATIEKKATATISAKPQITNPKAEITRFVPTALRVRRENKGAIAAPQRKSEDDSTVPLAKATPQSGPSVPVSVQTKEDVYEAFMKEMEGLL, translated from the coding sequence ATGGGACAGAGATCTACATCATCCACCAAGAGTGGAAAATTTATGAACCCCACAGACCAAGCCCGGAAAGAAGCCCGGAAGAGAGAATTaaagaagaacaagaaacaaCGCATGATGGTACGAGCTGCAGTTTTAAAGATGAAAGATCCCAAACAAATTATCCGGGACATGAAGAAATTGGATGAAATGGAATTTAACCCAGTACAACAGCCACAGTTAAATGAGAAGGTGCTGAAAGATAAGCGTAAAAAACTGCGTGAAACCTTTGAACGTATTCTACGActctatgaaaaagaaaatccagatatATACAAAGAATTACGAAAGCTGGAAGTAGAATGTGAACAGAAAAGGGCTCAACTTAGCCAGTATTTTGATGCTGTCAAGAATGCTCAGCATGTGGAAGTAGAGAGTATTCCTTTGCCAGACATGCCGCATGCTCCTTCCAACATCCTGATTCAGGACATCCCCCTTCCTGGTGCCCAGCCACCCTCTATCCTTAAGAAGACTTCAGCCTATGGACTTCCATCTCGGGCAGTTTCGATACTTCCTCTTCTTGGACTTGGTGTTCCACGGTTGCCTCCTGGCAGAAAGCCTCCTGGTCCTCCTCCTGGGCCACCACCTCCTCAAGTTTTACAGATGTATGGCCGTAAAGTTGGTTTTGCCCTAGCTCTTCCTCCTCGGAGACGAGATGAGGACATGCTGTATAGTCCTGAGCTTGCTCGGCGGGGCCATGATGATGTGTCCAGTACCAGTGAGGATGACGGCTATCCTGAGGACATGGATCAAGATAAGCATGATAATAGTGACACTGACCGATCAGATGGAGAAAGTGAAGGGGATGACTTTGGGCACCGGGAGGATGAGAGAGACCATGAAGGAAAAAAGTCAGGTTTGAGTGTACGGTTTGCAGATATGCCTGGAAattcaaggaagaaaaagaaagacatgaaGGAGCTGACTCCTCTTCAAGCCATGATGCTTCGAATGGCAGGTCAGGAAATCCCTGAGGGACGAGAAGTAGAGGAATTTTCAGAGGAGGAGGATTCTGACGATTCTGAAGCAGAAAAGCCATCACAGAAACAGCATAAGGAAGAGTCTCTTTCTGACGGCTCATCTGGTGCTGCACAGCAGCAAGCTCCCCCACAACCAGTTCCTTCTCAGATACAAGCACCTCCCATGCCTGGACTACCTCCTCTGGGACCACCTCCTGCCCCACCCTTAAGACCACCTGGGCCACCTCCAGGAGCTCCTCCATTTTTGAGACCACCCGGGATGCCAGAACTCCGAGGGCCTTTACCGCGACTTTTACCTCCAGAACCACCGGGCTCTCCTCCAGGTCCACCTCCAGTTCTGCCTCTCTGTCCTCCTCCAAGGGGACCTCCACCAAGGCTACCTCCCCCTGCATCTCCAGGTATCCCTCCCCCTCGTCCTGGCAAGATGTGCCCACCTTTGGGGCCTCCTCTCGGACCTGCCCCGCCTGGGCTTTTTCCACCGACTCCCTTGCCGAACCCGGGGGTTTTAAGCGCTCCTCCCAAGTTGATTCAGCTGCCCAAGGCAAATGACAGGAGCGCAGCCACCATTGAGAAGAAAGCTACAGCAACCATCAGTGCCAAGCCACAGATCACTAATCCCAAAGCAGAGATCACTCGTTTTGTGCCCACAGCACTGAGGGTACGTCGGGAGAATAAAGGGGCTATTGCTGCTCCCCAAAGAAAGTCAGAGGATGATTCCACTGTGCCTCTTGCCAAAGCAACCCCTCAATCTGGTCCTTCTGTTCCCGTTTCAGTACAAACTAAGGAGGATGTTTATGAAGCTTTCATGAAAGAGATGGAAGGGCTACTGTGA
- the LOC126029764 gene encoding LOW QUALITY PROTEIN: WW domain-binding protein 11-like (The sequence of the model RefSeq protein was modified relative to this genomic sequence to represent the inferred CDS: substituted 1 base at 1 genomic stop codon), with protein sequence LLGHGVPRLPPGRKPPGPPPGPPPPQVLQMYGRKVGFALALPPRRRDEDMLYSPELARRGHDDVSSTSEDDGYPEDMDQDKHDNSDTDRSDGESEGDDFGHREDERDHEGKKSGLSVRFADMPGNSRKKKKDMKELTPLQAMMLRMAGQEIPEGREVEEFSEEEDSDDSEAEKPSQKQHKEESLSDGSSGAAQQQAPPQPVPSQIQAPPMPGLPPLGPPPAPPLRPPGPPPGAPPFLRPPGMPELRGPLPRLLPPGPPGSPPGPPPVLPLCPPPRGPPPRLPPPASPDIPPPRPGKMCPPLGPPLGPAPPGLFPPTPLPNPGVLSAPPKLIQLPKANDRSAATIEKKATATISAKPQITNPKAEITRFVPTALRVRRENKGAKAAPXRKSEDDSTVPLAKATPQSGPSVPLSVQTKEDVYEAL encoded by the coding sequence CTTCTTGGACATGGTGTTCCACGATTGCCTCCTGGCAGAAAGCCTCCTGGTCCTCCTCCTGGGCCACCACCTCCTCAAGTTTTACAGATGTATGGCCGTAAAGTTGGTTTTGCCCTAGCTCTTCCTCCTCGGAGACGAGATGAGGACATGCTGTATAGTCCTGAGCTTGCTCGGCGGGGCCATGATGATGTGTCCAGTACCAGTGAGGATGACGGCTATCCTGAGGACATGGATCAAGATAAGCATGATAATAGTGACACTGACCGATCAGATGGAGAAAGTGAAGGGGATGACTTTGGGCACCGGGAGGATGAGAGAGACCATGAAGGAAAAAAGTCAGGTTTGAGTGTACGGTTTGCAGATATGCCTGGAAattcaaggaagaaaaagaaagacatgaaGGAGCTGACTCCTCTTCAAGCCATGATGCTTCGAATGGCAGGTCAGGAAATCCCTGAGGGACGAGAAGTAGAGGAATTTTCAGAGGAGGAGGATTCTGACGATTCTGAAGCAGAAAAGCCATCACAGAAACAGCATAAGGAAGAGTCTCTTTCTGACGGCTCATCTGGTGCTGCACAGCAGCAAGCTCCCCCACAACCAGTTCCTTCTCAGATACAAGCACCTCCCATGCCTGGACTACCTCCTCTGGGACCACCTCCTGCCCCACCCTTAAGACCACCTGGGCCACCTCCAGGAGCTCCTCCATTTTTGAGACCACCCGGGATGCCAGAACTCCGAGGGCCTTTACCGCGACTTTTACCTCCAGGACCACCGGGCTCTCCTCCAGGTCCACCTCCAGTTCTGCCTCTCTGTCCTCCTCCAAGGGGACCTCCACCAAGGCTACCTCCCCCTGCATCTCCAGATATACCTCCCCCTCGTCCTGGCAAGATGTGCCCACCTTTGGGGCCTCCTCTCGGACCTGCCCCGCCTGGGCTTTTTCCACCGACTCCCTTGCCGAACCCGGGGGTTTTAAGCGCTCCTCCCAAGTTGATTCAGCTGCCCAAGGCAAATGACAGGAGCGCAGCCACCATTGAGAAGAAAGCTACAGCAACCATCAGTGCCAAGCCACAGATCACTAATCCCAAAGCAGAGATCACTCGTTTTGTGCCCACAGCACTGAGGGTACGTCGGGAGAATAAAGGGGCAAAGGCTGCTCCCTAAAGAAAGTCAGAGGATGATTCCACTGTGCCTCTTGCCAAAGCAACCCCTCAATCTGGTCCTTCTGTTCCCTTATCAGTACAAACTAAGGAGGATGTTTATGAAGCTTTATAA
- the LOC126029765 gene encoding WW domain-binding protein 11-like, which produces MGQRSTSSTKSGKFMNPTDQARKAARKRELKKNKKQRMMVRAAVLKMKDPKQIIRDMKKLDEMEFNPVQQPQLNEKVLKDKRKKLRETFERILRLYEKENPDIYKELRKLEVECEQKRAQLSQYFDAVKNAQHVEVESIPLPDMPHAPSNILIQDIPLPGAQPPSILKKTSAYGLPSRAVSILPLLGLGVPRLPPGRKPPGPPPGPPPPQVLQMYGRKVGFALALSPRRRDEDMLYSPPPRGPPARLPPPAPPAPLPNPGVLSAPPKLIQLPKANDRSAATIEKKATATISAKPQITNLKAEITRFVPTALRMQF; this is translated from the exons ATGGGACAGAGATCTACATCATCCACCAAGAGTGGAAAATTTATGAACCCCACAGACCAAGCCCGGAAAGCAGCCCGGAAGAGAGAATTaaagaagaacaagaaacaaCGCATGATGGTACGAGCTGCAGTTTTAAAGATGAAAGATCCCAAACAAATTATCCGGGACATGAAGAAATTGGATGAAATGGAATTTAACCCAGTACAACAGCCACAGTTAAATGAGAAGGTGCTGAAAGATAAGCGTAAAAAACTGCGTGAAACCTTTGAACGTATTCTACGActctatgaaaaagaaaatccagatatATACAAAGAATTACGAAAGCTGGAAGTAGAATGTGAACAGAAAAGGGCTCAACTTAGCCAGTATTTTGATGCTGTCAAGAATGCTCAGCATGTGGAAGTAGAGAGTATTCCTTTGCCAGACATGCCGCATGCTCCTTCCAACATCCTGATTCAGGACATCCCCCTTCCTGGTGCCCAGCCACCCTCTATCCTTAAGAAGACTTCAGCCTATGGACTTCCATCTCGGGCAGTTTCGATACTTCCTCTTCTTGGACTTGGTGTTCCACGGTTGCCTCCTGGCAGAAAGCCTCCTGGTCCTCCTCCTGGGCCACCACCTCCTCAAGTTTTACAGATGTATGGCCGTAAAGTTGGTTTTgccctagctctttctcctcggAGACGAGATGAGGACATGCTATATAGTCCTCCTCCAAGGGGACCTCCAGCAAGGCTACCTCCCCCTGCACCTCCAG CTCCCTTGCCGAACCCGGGGGTTTTAAGCGCTCCTCCCAAGTTGATTCAGCTGCCCAAGGCAAATGACAGGAGCGCAGCAACCATTGAGAAGAAAGCTACAGCAACCATCAGTGCCAAGCCACAGATCACTAATCTCAAGGCAGAGATCACTCGTTTTGTGCCCACAGCACTGAGG ATGCAGTTCTAG